The Nicotiana tabacum cultivar K326 chromosome 14, ASM71507v2, whole genome shotgun sequence genome contains a region encoding:
- the LOC107831600 gene encoding transcription termination factor MTERF15, mitochondrial-like, producing MTIRIIRSFFTSFSNPATLIPNPSRRYFCTNPTVAKRISQYQYPLQFQESSPQRNLIAVSSLLKRYGFPALELTNFLEKNCRLLNLNPIKIEKSLKILLSLKPSQEFLVSVINSCPRVLEYDAIKKWEGGIQGLEEGSNLSSLAVRNILEVSVKFELDYDCVLGSLRCLKDLGVSDITVNKVLETHPMVTMMAADKIHDCFEFVVDAFRIDKVGFDRILCVYPGVLAFGIQNKFKRLLDEFKVLGFNMEVIKKHVLRDPRILALEVGELSRCLELLKSLKCRESIKEDIFHEGAFKAGYEVKLRVDCLRSHGLNLRDAYAVVWKEPRVILYCVEDVEKKIQFLVHVMKVDIQCLVDVPEYLGVNFEKHILPRFEVIDNLRSIGGLGDEVGLRELIKPSRMKFYNLYVKPYPECETIYGRFARNAEVRSQHPVGMWKLFKPQNNPKSKEDIMNIKSYMDSLA from the coding sequence ATGACCATTAGGATTATCAGATCCTTTTTCACGTCATTTTCCAATCCCGCTACTCTAATTCCAAATCCAAGTCGCCGCTATTTTTGCACTAACCCAACAGTTGCAAAACGGATATCCCAATATCAATATCCTCTACAATTCCAAGAAAGTTCCCCCCAAAGAAATCTCATTGCGGTGTCTAGTCTTCTTAAAAGATATGGTTTTCCAGCTCTAGAACTTACGAATTTTCTCGAGAAGAATTGTCGTTTACTAAATCTAAACCCCATCAAAATAGAAAAATCTCTAAAGATTCTATTATCCTTGAAACCATCTCAAGAATTCCTTGTGTCCGTGATAAATAGTTGCCCCAGGGTTCTAGAATATGATGCTATAAAGAAATGGGAAGGAGGCATCCAAGGATTAGAAGAGGGATCCAATTTATCCTCCTTGGCTGTGCGGAATATTCTGGAGGTCTCGGTGAAGTTTGAACTAGATTATGATTGTGTTTTGGGGTCTCTGAGATGCCTCAAAGATTTAGGGGTTAGTGATATTACTGTAAATAAGGTTTTGGAGACACATCCCATGGTAACTATGATGGCTGCAGACAAGATTCATGACTGTTTTGAATTCGTCGTTGATGCCTTTAGGATTGACAAGGTTGGATTTGATCGCATTCTCTGCGTCTATCCAGGTGTTTTGGCCTTTGGGATTCAAAATAAGTTTAAGCGATTGCTTGATGAATTTAAAGTTCTGGGCTTTAACATGGAGGTGATCAAGAAACATGTCCTAAGAGATCCTAGAATTCTTGCATTGGAAGTTGGGGAATTATCGCGGTGTTTGGAGCTGCTTAAGAGTTTGAAATGTAGGGAATCTATTAAGGAGGATATTTTTCATGAGGGAGCTTTTAAGGCTGGGTACGAGGTGAAACTAAGGGTTGATTGCTTACGCAGTCATGGGTTAAACTTAAGGGACGCTTATGCTGTGGTATGGAAAGAGCCCAGAGTGATACTTTATTGTGTAGAGGATGTTGAGAAGAAGATTCAGTTTTTAGTGCACGTGATGAAAGTTGATATTCAATGTCTTGTTGACGTTCCAGAGTACCTGGGGGTGAATTTTGAGAAACATATTCTACCAAGATTCGAGGTAATTGACAATTTAAGATCAATAGGTGGACTTGGTGATGAGGTGGGATTGAGGGAGTTGATTAAACCTAGTAGAATGAAATTTTATAACTTATATGTCAAGCCTTATCCAGAGTGTGAAACAATATATGGAAGATTTGCAAGAAATGCTGAAGTGAGAAGTCAACATCCAGTGGGAATGTGGAAGCTTTTCAAACCACAAAATAATCCAAAGTCCAAAGAAGATATTATGAACATTAAGTCGTATATGGATTCGTTGGCGTGA
- the LOC107831599 gene encoding uncharacterized protein LOC107831599 isoform X2, which produces MPAFTAATVLSQFFTSDSVSTQHSCCFSANSSPLHVNFSLSSCLLKRGCLLSPRVSVSTSNAKIDGVDQQSLAPEEIKQDRKSADWKAAKTYRERGQIYEGKVEGFNGGGLLIRFYSLVGFLPFPQMSPYYSCKEPQKTIQEIARDLTGSVLSVKVIQADEDKRRLIFSEKDASWSKFSNQINVGDIFQARVGSVEDYGAFVHLRFPDGSYHLTGLVHVSEVSWDLVHDVRDILTEGDDVRVKIINIDRDKSRITLSIKQLEEDPLLETLDKVIHKEASVDTNSLDSDGNFVIEPLPGLETIIEELMQEDGIYDVTITRQGFEKRVVSQDLQLWLSNAPASGDQFTLLARAGRQVQEIQLTTSLDQEGIKRALQRVLERVP; this is translated from the exons ATGCCTGCTTTTACAGCAGCCACAGTTCTTTCACAGTTCTTTACTAGTGATTCTGTTTCCACTCAACATTCTTGTTGTTTTTCAGCTAATTCAAGCCCATTGCATGTGAATTTTTCACTTAGTAGTTGTTTGCTCAAAAGGGGTTGTTTGTTAAGTCCTAGAGTTTCAGTTTCTACTAGTAATGCTAAGATTGATGGAGTTGATCAGCAATCTTTGGCCCCTGAAGAGATCAAACAAGATCGG AAGTCTGCTGATTGGAAAGCAGCAAAGACATACCGTGAGAGGGGACAAATATACGAGGGCAAGGTTGAAGGCTTCAATGGTGGTGGTTTGCTAATTCGATTCTATTCTCTTGTGGGTTTTCTACCCTTTCCGCAGATGAGCCCTTATTACTCTTGTAAAG AACCACAAAAGACCATTCAAGAGATCGCAAGAGACTTGACCGGTTCTGTCCTCTCCGTGAAG GTAATCCAAGCTGATGAGGACAAAAGAAGGTTGATTTTCTCTGAAAAGGATGCTAGCTGGTCGAAGTTTTCTAATCAAATTAATGTAGGTGACATTTTCCAAGCAAGGGTCGGTTCAGTCGAGGATTATGGTGCTTTTGTTCATCTGCGCTTCCCAGATG GATCATATCACCTTACCGGGCTTGTCCACGTCTCGGAAGTTTCTTGGGATTTAGTTCATGATGTGAGAGACATCCTTACAGAAGGTGACGATGTGAGGGTCAAAATTATAAATATAGACAG AGACAAATCTAGGATTACTTTGTCAATTAAACAGCTGGAGGAAGATCCATTGCTGGAAACTCTGGACAAAGTAATTCATAAG GAAGCATCCGTCGACACTAATTCCTTGGATTCGGATGGCAACTTTGTTATTGAGCCTCTTCCAGGGCTTGAAACAATAATTGAAGAACTAATGCAAGAGGATGG CATATATGATGTGACAATTACTCGACAAGGATTTGAGAAGCGAGTCGTTTCACAGGATTTACAGCTTTGGTTGTCGAAT GCACCAGCTTCTGGAGATCAGTTTACTCTACTTGCTCGGGCTGGAAGACAG GTGCAAGAAATACAACTGACAACATCACTTGATCAAGAAGGAATAAAAAGGGCTCTACAACGGGTCCTAGAACGTGTACCATAA
- the LOC107831599 gene encoding uncharacterized protein LOC107831599 isoform X1 produces the protein MPAFTAATVLSQFFTSDSVSTQHSCCFSANSSPLHVNFSLSSCLLKRGCLLSPRVSVSTSNAKIDGVDQQSLAPEEIKQDRPRVYRKQFLYFPTWKSADWKAAKTYRERGQIYEGKVEGFNGGGLLIRFYSLVGFLPFPQMSPYYSCKEPQKTIQEIARDLTGSVLSVKVIQADEDKRRLIFSEKDASWSKFSNQINVGDIFQARVGSVEDYGAFVHLRFPDGSYHLTGLVHVSEVSWDLVHDVRDILTEGDDVRVKIINIDRDKSRITLSIKQLEEDPLLETLDKVIHKEASVDTNSLDSDGNFVIEPLPGLETIIEELMQEDGIYDVTITRQGFEKRVVSQDLQLWLSNAPASGDQFTLLARAGRQVQEIQLTTSLDQEGIKRALQRVLERVP, from the exons ATGCCTGCTTTTACAGCAGCCACAGTTCTTTCACAGTTCTTTACTAGTGATTCTGTTTCCACTCAACATTCTTGTTGTTTTTCAGCTAATTCAAGCCCATTGCATGTGAATTTTTCACTTAGTAGTTGTTTGCTCAAAAGGGGTTGTTTGTTAAGTCCTAGAGTTTCAGTTTCTACTAGTAATGCTAAGATTGATGGAGTTGATCAGCAATCTTTGGCCCCTGAAGAGATCAAACAAGATCGG CCAAGAGTATACCGGAAACAGTTTCTCTACTTCCCTACctgg AAGTCTGCTGATTGGAAAGCAGCAAAGACATACCGTGAGAGGGGACAAATATACGAGGGCAAGGTTGAAGGCTTCAATGGTGGTGGTTTGCTAATTCGATTCTATTCTCTTGTGGGTTTTCTACCCTTTCCGCAGATGAGCCCTTATTACTCTTGTAAAG AACCACAAAAGACCATTCAAGAGATCGCAAGAGACTTGACCGGTTCTGTCCTCTCCGTGAAG GTAATCCAAGCTGATGAGGACAAAAGAAGGTTGATTTTCTCTGAAAAGGATGCTAGCTGGTCGAAGTTTTCTAATCAAATTAATGTAGGTGACATTTTCCAAGCAAGGGTCGGTTCAGTCGAGGATTATGGTGCTTTTGTTCATCTGCGCTTCCCAGATG GATCATATCACCTTACCGGGCTTGTCCACGTCTCGGAAGTTTCTTGGGATTTAGTTCATGATGTGAGAGACATCCTTACAGAAGGTGACGATGTGAGGGTCAAAATTATAAATATAGACAG AGACAAATCTAGGATTACTTTGTCAATTAAACAGCTGGAGGAAGATCCATTGCTGGAAACTCTGGACAAAGTAATTCATAAG GAAGCATCCGTCGACACTAATTCCTTGGATTCGGATGGCAACTTTGTTATTGAGCCTCTTCCAGGGCTTGAAACAATAATTGAAGAACTAATGCAAGAGGATGG CATATATGATGTGACAATTACTCGACAAGGATTTGAGAAGCGAGTCGTTTCACAGGATTTACAGCTTTGGTTGTCGAAT GCACCAGCTTCTGGAGATCAGTTTACTCTACTTGCTCGGGCTGGAAGACAG GTGCAAGAAATACAACTGACAACATCACTTGATCAAGAAGGAATAAAAAGGGCTCTACAACGGGTCCTAGAACGTGTACCATAA